The Coffea arabica cultivar ET-39 chromosome 1e, Coffea Arabica ET-39 HiFi, whole genome shotgun sequence genome has a window encoding:
- the LOC140003784 gene encoding disease resistance protein RGA2-like: protein MADVLIASTIEVALKKTLSLANERIGKLFQFKEDLDTLKGSVAMIQAVLADAEEKQTHDQAVRLWLQRLEAVAFDAENLLDELNYEALRRQLVGKVRSFILSSDINIVFRRRMASKIRDINKKLYKINKEANDFGLIRFQRASFPLSTSAKVTLNRETDSIAGHYVVGRAKDETRLVEILLSLSENAVSVIPILGMGGLGKTTLAQSVYNNSQVDSHFEKKIWVCVSDNFEVTRLLKMILESLTRRNIDMTSRDVIVQEIRQQLVGKKYLLVLDDVWTESQILGDDFLRLLRGLNATNGNWCVVTTRKQQTASILATHDPYVLGKLSDDDCWSILIEKANAGGEIPEQLQVMKKEIIKKCGGLPLAASVMGGLLRRKEWKLILMNKLSNLSREEDSVMQILQLSFDNLPSPAIKKCFAYCSIFPKDTEMEGDMLIELWMAEGFLQVDLKNKKMEEIGEYYLEILLQSSLLEEIRKYRRRCYKMHDMVHDVSKSIMAKSTKVINSETGSEDNSNQVRCLVIDSFGEGTKNLFKSQSNLLHTLFLSQGSLSDDMLMKLKNLHVLNLSSVENQNLPISIGKLIHLRYINFERSRSQTLPESVCKLYNLETLSLNSIYVKDLPKKMCDLISLRHLYYYIHDDKEFQMPLQMGRLTCLQTLEFFNVGREKGRQIGELGSLKNLKGKLEIRNLELVKGKEGAEEAKLSEKANLFRLELQWAYNREGDNYNDEDVLDGLRPHPNLEELVIGNFMSDQFPRWLMNLPTTTTLPESATTLSKLACLEFNHCHRCRELLPLQNFTSLKELEIWDCDGLTNLPGDMLHSCISLQKLWVTFCSNLISFPLDLQQTPSLSELVVFWCPKLKTSMTPKGFGFLTSLRLLVIGHFSDDGDDHENSSIYNEFDWSGLISSSSSSSSALRELYLYGLPHMESLPPQIQYLTTLTSLTLRDFEGIKALPDWFGNCAALENLRLLNFKELRHLPSEDAMRSLTKLKRLLIDGSPLLKERCTFKT from the coding sequence ATGGCTGATGTACTTATAGCTTCCACAATAGAGGTAGCATTGAAGAAGACACTTTCCCTTGCCAATGAAAGGATTGGCAAGTTATTCCAATTCAAGGAGGATTTGGACACCCTCAAAGGATCTGTTGCTATGATCCAAGCTGTCTTGGCTGATGCAGAGGAAAAGCAAACGCATGACCAGGCCGTGCGACTGTGGCTCCAGAGGCTAGAAGCCGTGGCGTTTGATGCCGAGAATTTGTTGGACGAGCTGAATTATGAAGCTCTTCGTCGCCAACTTGTGGGCAAGGTGCGCTCCTTCATCCTCTCCTCTGACATTAATATTGTTTTCCGACGGAGAATGGCCTCTAAGATCAGGGACATCAACAAGAAGTTGTATAAGATCAATAAAGAAGCCAATGATTTTGGACTGATCAGATTCCAAAGGGCAAGTTTCCCCCTTTCTACTAGTGCTAAAGTCACACTAAATAGAGAGACGGATTCTATTGCTGGTCATTATGTTGTAGGAAGAGCTAAGGATGAAACAAGGCTGGTGGAGATCTTGCTAAGCTTGTCAGAAAATGCCGTTTCTGTAATTCCCATCCTTGGGATGGGCGGATTGGGAAAGACAACTTTAGCTCAATCTGTATACAACAATAGCCAAGTTGATAGccattttgagaaaaaaatttggGTTTGTGTCTCCGACAATTTTGAAGTGACGAggcttttgaaaatgattttagaATCACTCACGAGAAGAAATATTGACATGACCAGTAGGGATGTCATTGTCCAGGAAATTAGACAACAACTTGTGGGAAAAAAATATCTTCTTGTTCTTGATGACGTCTGGACCGAAAGCCAAATCTTGGGGGATGATTTTTTACGTTTGTTACGGGGCCTGAATGCAACTAATGGAAATTGGTGTGTTGTGACAACTCGTAAACAACAAACTGCATCCATTTTGGCTACACATGATCCTTATGTGTTAGGAAAGCTATCTGATGATGATTGTTGGTCTATCCTAATAGAGAAAGCCAATGCAGGTGGAGAAATTCCCGAACAACTGCAAgtcatgaaaaaggaaattataaaaaaatgtgGTGGCCTACCGCTAGCTGCAAGTGTAATGGGAGGTTTATTGCGAAGGAAGGAGTggaaattgattttgatgaataaGCTTTCAAATTTGAGCAGAGAAGAAGACAGTGTCATGCAAATACTTCAGTTGAGTTTTGATAATCTACCATCACCAGCCATTAAGAAATGTTTTGCATATTGTTCTATTTTTCCCAAGGATACTGAGATGGAAGGGGATATGCTGATCGAACTTTGGATGGCAGAAGGCTTCCTTCAAGTAGATCTCAAGAACAAAAAAATGGAGGAAATTGGAGAATATTACTTGGAAATTTTATTGCAGAGTTCTTTGCTggaagaaataagaaaatatcGGAGAAGGTGTtataaaatgcatgatatgGTGCACGACGTCTCAAAATCAATAATGGCAAAGTCTACTAAAGTCATTAATTCGGAGACTGGTTCAGAAGACAATAGTAATCAGGTTCGTTGTCTTGTAATAGACTCATTTGGAGAAGGCACAAAAAATCTTTTCAAGAGTCAATCAAATTTGCTTCATACATTGTTTCTAAGTCAAGGTAGCTTATCtgatgatatgctaatgaagtTGAAGAATCTGCACGTTCTGAATTTGTCCAGTGTAGAAAATCAGAATCTGCCAATCTCAATTGGCAAACTGATACACTTGAGGTACATTAACTTTGAGCGTTCTAGAAGTCAAACTTTGCCGGAATCTGTTTGCAAACTTTATAATTTGGAGACACTGAGCCTAAATAGCATATATGTCAAAGATCTTCCGAAAAAGATGTGCGATTTGATTAGCTTGAGACATCTCTATTATTACATACATGATGATAAAGAATTTCAAATGCCGCTGCAGATGGGACGGCTGACTTGCCTCCAGACACTTGAGTTTTTTAACGTGGGTCGAGAGAAGGGTCGACAAATTGGAGagcttggaagcttgaaaaacCTCAAAGGCAAATTGGAGATACGCAATCTGGAACTGGTAAAGGGTAAAGAAGGAGCTGAGGAAGCAAAACTATCTGAAAAGGCAAATCTATTTAGGCTGGAACTTCAGTGGGCCTACAATCGAGAAGGTGACAACTACAACGACGAAGATGTGTTAGATGGCCTTCGACCCCACCCAAATTTGGAGGAGTTGGTCATTGGGAATTTTATGAGTGATCAATTTCCTCGATGGTTAATGAATTTGCCAACAACAACAACACTCCCCGAGTCAGCAACAACACTCTCCAAGTTAGCGTGTTTGGAGTTTAATCACTGCCACAGATGCAGAGAACTCCTTCCCCTGCAAAACTTTACGTCTCTTAAAGAGCTGGAGATTTGGGATTGCGATGGGTTGACGAATCTGCCAGGTGACATGCTACACTCTTGTATCTCTCTCCAGAAGCTTTGGGTGACTTTTTGTAGCAATCTTATCTCCTTTCCGCTTGATTTGCAACAAACGCCTTCTCTCTCGGAGCTGGTAGTATTCTGGTGTCCCAAACTGAAAACGAGCATGACGCCCAAAGGATTTGGTTTCCTAACCAGCTTAAGGTTGCTTGTGATTGGTCACTTCTCAGATGATGGTGATGATCatgaaaattcttcaatttacaaTGAGTTTGATTGGTCTGGATTGatatcctcctcctcctcttcgtCATCCGCACTCCGTGAATTATACTTATATGGGTTGCCACACATGGAGTCCCTGCCACCTCAGATCCAATACTTGACCACTCTCACGTCATTAACTCTGCGTGACTTTGAAGGTATAAAAGCTCTGCCAGATTGGTTCGGAAACTGCGCTGCTCTTGAAAACTTGCGTTTACTGAATTTCAAAGAGCTTCGACATCTACCCTCTGAGGATGCCATGAGAAGTCTCACCAAACTAAAACGTCTGCTGATTGATGGTTCGCCTCTGTTAAAAGAAAGATGCACATTCAAGACCTAG